The sequence TCTAACAGAAATGTAACACAACCCAAAGCAGTCACTCCAGAAAAAGCCCCATTTTGGTCCAGAACACGGAAGAGGACAGAGCCCGCgccctccccaccaccccgcTCCCTCGTCGTGCGACGGCTCCGTCACCAGCAGGTTTCACACTTCTGGTGccgcagcccctgcagccccgggcCCACGCTGGGATGGACCATCCTCACAGCCAGGCCTGGGCCTTCCTGAAGGCCCGGATCTCCTCCGGGCCGCGCAGGTACTGCTCGATCTCGCCGTCGGAGATGGGCTCCTCGCCGGTGACGGCAGAGTCCGAAGCGCTCGGCGCTGCCGTGCGCAGCCTCTTCCTCGGATTGACGAGGCAGGGCGGCAGCAAGGGCCGGCGCTTCCCCGCCGAGGGACAGCCCCCGCCCTGCACTGCCCCCCCCGCTGACCCGGGGGAGGCCTCACCCGGGGCCGCCGCACACTGCTGCTCCTCCTCATCCTCCGGGCAGAAGGCgcttttcagcaggaaaattcGGTGTTGCAGCAGGTCCCCGATGTGCTTGACCACAGTTTTCTTGTCCAGGTTAAACACCCGCAGCCAGGCGAGCTGGGAGGCCATTCTCAGGAGGATCTCGAGGAGCTCCTTCAGCCTCAGGTGCGCCGGCGGCGGCAGGTCCACGCCCGCCAGCTTGCAGAAGCGTGCCAGGGTGCAGGCGAGGCGGGCGGCCGGCTGCAGCGACTGCCACGACAGGAACGCCGCGGCCGTGACGATGGGGACAGGGTGCCGGCCGGTCACCAGCCACGTCTCGCTGGCCAGCTCCACGATCTGCATCGTTCGGGCCACCACCTTCTCCTTGTTCTCCACAAAAGGGGCCGGGATGTCAGCCGCGTGCTGGAACAGCCGAAAACTGGAAGAGCAAAGGGCGTCGTCAGCGCCTGGGGAATGcagccgggcgggggggctgggcTGTGAGGTCCTTTAGGACAAACACCCCCCACCCTGCGAAGGGCTCGTGCTACCTCGCTACGCGTTGCGCTGCCCGTGCTCCAAACGGAGGAGAAAGGGGCAGGAAGAGAAGAaccacagcccaggctgcaggaggcacAAAAGCCACCACAGTCGGTAAAATCAGCgggctgctccccccagcccacaccAGCCCTGCTGACACCCCCCTCTGGGCGGCTCTGCCACGCTACGACCACCGGCTGGAGAGAGAACCCGGTGGAGTTTGTCCTTCCAGGGACAACAGAGTGCACTCCCACTCATGAATTTTAGATGCTGCTGCACCCGCACTGCCAGCCAGCCCAAAAGCTATGCCCCCCCCCTCGGCACAGGGGGCTGTGAATACTTTTCCAGATGATCTGGTTTTGCCTTAGAGCACTCAGCAACAACgtgcccaggcagcagcacaggtcACTCCGTCTGCGCTCACGGACTTCTGCCCTGGCCACGGCTGCGTTTCAGAAGCTTTTCCACCCTCTGGTGTCAAACACAGACTCCGAAACGGCTGAAAGGGGCCCCGTTACCTGTTCAGGTGAGTCTTCACCAGATCCGCCAGGCTCAGGGCCGGCACAGAGAGCTCGAGCTCTTTCTGCAGGCTCAGGTAGACGCTGGCAAACAGCTCCTGCTTCGCGTAAAGGAGGGAGCAGATCGTCCCCATCGTCAGGGGCCAGTTGTGCTGTCGACAAGTCACGAAGAcgcagcagccccccaggagctCCTTCTTCTCCAGACTGACCAGGTGGAAGGAGGGGTGCTGCAGAGCTCTCTGGACGTACGACACCGCCGTTTCCTCAAACACCGTCGGGAGCTGGAGGACTTTACAGAGATCCTGGACCCGCCTGATCCCTGTGAGAAGACACTGGTCTTAAAGATCAGCTCAAGCAGCTTCCAAAACACGATATAACGGCACAGGCAGCATTCGCCCAGCCCCAGGcaaaggcaggagagcagcccaGCGTGAAAATATCGCCCAAACCCCTTAGTGTGGCGGTTTGGTGAAGGCAGGCACTGGCTGGACACAGAACCAGCGGCCACCTTCATGCTTTACTGCAGCTCTGAAGGCTTTTACTGCTTTAGAGAGCATTAGAAACATGTTCAACAAACTAGAGCAGCAAGAGAGAATCTGTGTGTGAAGGGAAGCGAACAGCACGCTCTTACCTCGCTGCAGGCAGCGGCTCAGCTGCTCTTTCTGGCCAGTGCTCTGGGAATAGGCCACCTCTGAAAAACAGGGAGTGTTAGGGCAGACAGTCTCGCAGTCACCCCGGGGGACGGTGTCACGCAGAGTCCGGGCAAGCAGATGCCCATTATCAGAATCGACAGGCCTGTGAGGGCACTAAGCTAGAGGGGGCAGCACAGGGTAAGTACTAGTGAGGAGCAGGATCCCTTCAAGCCATCCCAGAACCAGCAAATGGCCTCGGAGCTCCTCCACAGCGCTTTCAAGAGACTTAAATGCCACCGAGGAGCTCAGCACCGGCTCCAAGGCGCAAacccggcagggcagggctggtTTTTCGCTTCGGGAGGGAGGGCGAGAGCGGCGGCTCTAAGCAGGGCCCGGTGTGGGAGGACACAACCCCCGGGCTGACTAAAATGGCCGCGTGGGGAGCGCTTGGCTGCTCAGACCGACTCGGAAGGGTCAAATCGAGCTTTTCACCGGCACTTTTGCCCCAGGCCGACTGCAAACGCTGCCGGGAcgctccccgcgccgcgccggtGACCCCGCCGGGCTCAGAACCGCGGTGACGGCGGGCGCGGCCGCACCTCGGAGATGCTCCTCCTCGGCGTAGGTGGTGGTGAGGAGCCCCTCGGCGAGGACGCAGCCGCAGGCGGCGCAGACCAGCTGCTGCTGCGCGTAGTGCGAGTCCTCCACCAGCGCCGCGGAGCCGCAGGCCGGGCAGCTGCCCCGCGCCGCCATCacgggagggcgggcgggagcggagcgCTGAGGGGACGGAcgcgggggcggggccacccGGCACCGCCCACCAATAGCGGCGCCCGCCCGCGGTCCGtaccgccgcccgcccggccgaggcccctcccccgcccgccgcgtTCCGGGCGCCGCGAGTTCCGCCCGGGCCGACGCACCGACCccgggcaggaggcggcggcgggtcccgggcAGCCGCGGAGGAGCCGGGAGAGGGGCGGAGCGGACACCGCGCGCCTCGCTCGGCGGGGAAGCGCCGGACTGTAAAACCCGGCCTCTCGGGGGACGCGTCAGGCCCAGCTCGGGGGCGCCGGTGGAGCTCTCGGGTGCCGGGGCGCTGcgggcggcccccccgcgccgaggaggaggaggaggaggatggcgcgggcagggctggggctgaacgGCCCCGAGACAGCAGGAGGCTGACTGCCGCTTTTCATCCCCTGCCCGCCATCTCCGAGCCATCACCACCAGCGCTGGGACTGGGGTCACTGAACTGGCTCCTGGCCGAGAAcctttcacacatttttttcttgcttcacaGAAACTCTCGCTTCTCGTGATGCGGATGAGCTCGTCCATCAGGTTTCCCCACCCCGCGAGGTGTTTACCGTGAACTTCCTGCACAGGCAGCTCGCTGGGATGGAACCCGCCCAAAAATACCTTGAGGATGAGGAGTtttgggcagcagagctggtcaCGCGGAGGGGATGTGAGGCCCTTTTGAAACCACTCTCTCAGGAAAAAAGACAATGCGATCAGAACACTGGATTTAAGGTATATTTATTTTAGTGTTCCATGAAACCAAgaggcatttaaaaacaaacaggtaCCCAGGCTGAAAGCAGACACCACGAACAAGGAAAAATACATTCCGATCCTTCAATaataaaacaatacatttgatTCTTAAGGCCCTTAGAGTCAAGGTGAAGCACGGACGTAAAATGCCGTCCCCTTACACCAAAGAAAGGCTTTAACTAGTGTTGCCCCTACCAGACCGAGGTACAAGCTCTGCGTGCGATCCGTGGACGTCGAAGCGTGACCCCACGGCAGGCTCCATGCCTGCAGCCACCACAGAACCACCCCGGGGCAAAAGCCAGACACGACCCGGGGTCCACCTCAACGGACACGGCTGCAGCTGGCAAAAAAGTTGCCAGGGGAGGATATTACAAGTTTTAAGGCTTCACCTCCGAGGAGAACACTTCAGAGCCCATACCACGCTTCCTTTCTGCGTCTGTAGCGTTCTTGCCACCAGGAATGCACATTCCCCAGACTTCAGAGAATCCACGCTCCAAAGCATTGCAGGCAGCACCACGGTGCCTTCAGCAGCACCCATATTGCTTTAAAATGAGCAAAAAGCAAGAGTCCGGCCTTGCTTCCCACGTG comes from Athene noctua chromosome 28, bAthNoc1.hap1.1, whole genome shotgun sequence and encodes:
- the BRF2 gene encoding transcription factor IIIB 50 kDa subunit is translated as MAARGSCPACGSAALVEDSHYAQQQLVCAACGCVLAEGLLTTTYAEEEHLREVAYSQSTGQKEQLSRCLQRGIRRVQDLCKVLQLPTVFEETAVSYVQRALQHPSFHLVSLEKKELLGGCCVFVTCRQHNWPLTMGTICSLLYAKQELFASVYLSLQKELELSVPALSLADLVKTHLNSFRLFQHAADIPAPFVENKEKVVARTMQIVELASETWLVTGRHPVPIVTAAAFLSWQSLQPAARLACTLARFCKLAGVDLPPPAHLRLKELLEILLRMASQLAWLRVFNLDKKTVVKHIGDLLQHRIFLLKSAFCPEDEEEQQCAAAPGEASPGSAGGAVQGGGCPSAGKRRPLLPPCLVNPRKRLRTAAPSASDSAVTGEEPISDGEIEQYLRGPEEIRAFRKAQAWL